The Actinomycetota bacterium nucleotide sequence TCAACGGCGATCTGTTATTCACGTCGAAGTGTTCGGGCCTCACTGGATGGTTGTTGCGTCTGACCGTCCGTGAGGATTCATCATAGTAACGCGGATTGTGACACTCTAGGCACAGGTCCGGATTTCGGGCCACCAAAATTGGTGCGTACCTAGACCCATGAGGAGTGTGACACTCCACGCACAGTATATCACTGTGCGCTGATGCTTCGTACTGCGGTTCTATGGCGGCGGAGTGGCATACATAACATAGCTCGTTGTCTCCTGCTATCAAAAGGCCCGAGTAGTTCGCCGCATGGGCGTCATGGCAGTCAGCACAGTTAAGCTCGTAAGTTCCCACCGGATGAATGCTCGCGAGTTGGAATTCATCCTCGATATAAGGGTGGCAGTCGTAGCACAAATCCGGCTCTGCTTTCAGCAACAACGGCCTGTAATCGGATCCGTGCGGCTCGTGGCACCCCATGCAGTTGTCGTACTCAAAGGGCTGATGCTGAACTGGCATCTTACTTAGAGGCGCCACCGATGGATGGCATCTGAAGCATAGCTCGGTCTGGCGCGATACCAATACGCCAGACCACTGAGACGCATGTGGGTCGTGGCAATCTAGACACATTCTTCTTGCGTAGGGGGGGTGTGTTTGGTCGCGAGCCATTTCAGGGCCGACTGAATGGCATGTGATACACAAGTCACGCTCATGTTGCAGTAGCAGATATGAGTACGGGGATGCATGTGGCTCATGACAAGTCATGCACTGTCCACGACTAAAGGGATCGTGCCCGTATGGATATGCTAGCTTGGGGCCAAGGTCACCATGGCATACCCAACACAGCTCTTCAACAGGAGCGACCAAGCGAGAATCCGCCTCGACCACCTGTTTTGTAACTGTTTCCCCTACTGGGCCATCAGCGCTAGGTTCTTTCGTGACGCTCGATGCGTCATCGAACAGGGAAACGACGATGTTCAAGGGCAGCCACTCGACCACTGAGCGGACACGCTCAAACGTGTCAGAAGTGCCCGAAGTGATCGACCGCTCTATCTCAGTCCCATGCACCGTATGACACACGGTGCATTCCTTGTGCATGAAGGGGCTGTGGACAGACTCGAGACCCATGTCAGGAATGAGCTCCGTGTGACACTGAAGGCACTCGAGATTCCGTGCGATGAACACCGCTTGATCCGGCCCCCGGGTAACCCAATGATCGACCGCAACAGTGGTCGCAAACAACAGAAGTAAGAGCGGTAGTAGAATCAGCCAGTACTTGCGCTTGGAATCTCTAGTCCCGCCCTCTGGGTCAGAGTATTGCTGAACACCATCGTCTGCTACGACGACTTCCGGGTCACTCAAGGGTCCTCCTGGCTCGAATAGGTCCAAAGGCCCGTACCTTGCTGCGCCCAATACTTGCTAGGACCAACGACATAGTATCACGCAAAGGGCTTCGATTGAACGAAACTTAACGAAGTACGTTGCTCGAAATCTTGCCCCACCTTAAGACCAAGTGACGATCAAAAACCTAGCAGATAGGCGCCGTGGATCGAATCGTACACGAGCGGAACGCCCATGAGGGAAAAAGACACTATCGGCAGGGCAATAACTGAGAACCAGGCCAGCTTACGCCCGCGCCAGCCTAGAGTGAGGCGAGCGTGAAGGAATAGAGCGTAAACAATCCAGGCGATCAAGGACCATGTCTCGATAGGATCCCAGCCCCAGTATCTTCCCCAGGCCTCATTGGCCCAGATGGCACCCGAAACGATCATAATCCCGTAAAAGATAAAGCCTAGGCCGACAAACTTGAATTGAAGATCGTCAATATAGCCCTGCGGGGGCATCTTCTCCAGTGCCTCGGCTAAGAACCCGCCCGATTTGTCGCGAAATAGGAACACCAACGACAAAGCGAACGAGATCAGGAAGGCGCCGTAGCCGATCTTTGCAAAGATTACATGGATGCTGAGCCACCAGCTCGCTAGCATGCCTGTCATCGCAAGCTCATACCTCGATGTGAACATCGCTGCCCCCAGCATCAGGAAGCTGAGTGGCATCAGGCCGACACCAATCCCGGTCATATCCCTTCTGCGAAAAGCAATGACTACCAAGAGCGCGACTGCAACGAAGGCGTAACTAGATACCACCTCGTAGAAACCTAGATATGGACCCCTATCGATTCTGATCCAGCGTCCGATTATGGCGGCCCCGTGCGGTATCAACCCTATCGCTGCTGCCCACAATCCGAAAGCCCATAGCCCCGCTTTGCGAAAGAAAAGCGCCGATACGAACAACACCGACGACAGAGCGTAAAACGTCACGCCTGCCCACATGAGGATTACTTCCAGCTCAGGTGTCATGATCTTCCCTCCCGAACGGCCTGCTCGATCGAGGCCTTCACGCTATCAACAAACAAAGAGTCGCCTCGGCTGTGGCTGACGGTCACGCAGATACTCGGCTTGTCTCCCGATGAATCCAGCACGACCCAAACTCCCCTGTATGGAACCAGAACAGAGATGCCCACGGCTACAGTGGCGAGTGCGAAAAAGAAGTAGATGAACGGCAACGACCAGTCATCCACAACCGAGAGTCGAGCATATGCTCCAAGGTAGTCTATCCGCAAAGAATAGCCATCTTTGACCTTGATGGTCTCGCCAATGCCTAGGACCATCCCTTCAGATGTGCCGTCTGCCCGAGTGACATCTACTCTGACCTTCCGTGTTCCCGGTGCCGTGGAGAAAGTCGCTCTCGAAACCTCTGTGCCCTGCTCATCGAGGAAAATCTCGGAGGCAGTCCCCCACACCGCCGGGTTCACTGGGTCCCTATCGATGAAAACCTGAGTGGAGCGTTCCTCGCCGTCATCTTCGGCAACGGTGGTCGTGACAATGCCCAGTCCAGTGGAGGTTAAATGTATCAAATAGGATGAGTACCGAAGGGGGTGGTTGGGGAAGACCTTGCCGCGGGCCAATTCTCGATCCCCATCTTTGAGGTAGACCTCGGGCACGGGTCCTCGTTCGATGCCGTTGTAAACGAACGAGTCCGGCATCGTGCCCGCGATACCGATGATCATGCCGCTCATCTCGCCATGCAAAGGGCCCCGCTGAAGGAGACCGTAGGACTCCTCTACATCCAGCCGCTGTGTGTTCTCCACAATGCCAAGCAGACCTTCGGACCTGGTGAGCATACCGCCCGAGATGACCAGGAACAGCCCAACCAGAGTCCAGTGGAACACTGGTGATCCAAAAAGTCCCCATGCCCCAGAGTACCCATGGCTTGCACCGGGTTCACCCGCGACCCTCAACTTCAAGTGACGAAGGGAGGCTATGGCCCGGTCATAGAGCTCCTGTTCGCGGCCGACTTCAAGCTCGATCCGAAGTCGCGGATTCTTGCGGACAGCAGCTATTCTTTTTTGGCTGGGAACTCCGACCGCACGATATATCCTCAGGGCTCGCTCGGTGCGCTGGATCGAACACAGGATGGTGGAGATGGTCAACAGTGCCACAATCGCAAAGAAGACTGGATGAATGAAAGGGGCATCAAGACCTAGCGCTTCGGTGACCGCACTCAATGTGGGGTTATCTGCCGCCCACACCGCATATCCTGCTCGATCCAGACTTCTTTGCGGGAAAATCGAACCAACGACCAAGTAGATGCCAAGCACAACCATCAGCCAGACTGCAAACCGAGGCGCACTCAGGATCCTAGACATCTTGCGCAACCGCTCGGCGAGCTTCGCCACTGCGCTACTCAACCTCTCCCTTAGGCACAGCATAGACCTCATCCACGAGCCAGACATTGCGCCCGGTATCGCGAACTACCGTGTATCGATTTGTAAAGGTGGCGGTCAACTCATCGCTGATGGGAAGTCCATCAGGCCCGAAGTACCAGTAGCTCCAGTCTTCATAGGTGTCGACAGTCTTAGTCGTCTCACTACCCGTCACCTGGGTGACCTCGAAGTGCTGGAGTCTCTGGTCTATGCCTCTGCTTTCGGAGAGGTTCTTTTGAAGATAGGCCTCGACTCGCACGAACTCCCAGGATGTCATGTAATCCCACGCCACCTGGGCATCCTTGATGCGATATGCGTGCGAGATCCAAGCTAGGTAAGTTCGAACGGCTTCCTCGGGTGTCGAGAGGTCCGTGTACTCAGGCTCAGGGAACCTTACGGCCTGGTCTCCCTCAACAGGCACTTCGCCCGTGGGCGGAGGCGTCGGCTCCGGCTCAGCTGTGGAGCATCCCAATAGAGCAAGCGGGACGATCACGGCCATGCATGCCAACAATAACGAGGGTACGCTGACGCTGCGCGGAGTGGAAGTTTGCATCGGCGAGATGCCTTTCTGCTATCGGGTCATTACCATCGTAGGCGAGGCTCCAGCCTGGAAGATCACGGGCTGTGGCAGTTCAAGCAGAGGCTATCGAAGTCCTCCACCAGAAGACGGGGCACCGCAGACTCGTGCGGGAACACTTGGAAGCGTGGGTTGTCTGTTGCAACCGCTCCATCTGCAGCGGTGATGCGGAACTCCTCGTTAAAGCCAGCAAGAGTAGATATCTGCTGACGACGCGCCGGATCATTCCCTACCGATCGAGGGTCCTCGTGACACTGCTGACAGATCGGAGCCTGCCGAGGAGGGACCGTCGAGGTCGGCATCACGAAACCGCGGTTGGATGCGCCAAGGGTCCCCCACACGGTGGAAGTGGTATTGGCTCCTGCGACCCGCCGAATCCTGTCGTAGTGGACCCCAGCTGTGTTGGTCGGATTCGAAGTGACCGGATGGTTGGTTGCGGGATGTGAGGCCAGTAGCCGACCTTGATGACACGACGCACACCAATCCGAGCCGTACACATCCACGGACCTGGTCGCCGTAGTAGGCCGACGCTTCAGCAAGCGGTCAGTTTTGACCACGGCGGCAGGATCGGTAGTTGGAAATGCTTGTGGGGCTGACGCTCTGATGCGATCGCCCGTGAATGGCCGTACGGTATCGGCTCCGTGTGGACTATGGCAATCACTGCACGTCAGGAGTCCGCCCACGCCCAAGAATGTTTTAGCCTGGGCACCGCCAGCCGGATCTCCGCCAGGTACGAGATTGGTCCACTCGATCCTATGTCCCGAAGTGGCCTCGATCCCTCTAGCCGCCAGTGTGCCGTACACTCCCTTACCGCCCGTCCCATCGTGGCAGGTAAGACAAGTGTCCCTGATCGAATGTGCCGGAAGCAGGATGGTACTTCCGAGAGGGGCGTTGTGTATCGTGTGACACGTCTGGCACTTCTGTGTGCCAGTGGTGTAGCCACCGTGAGGTCCTTGCCTCGGCCTTACTGACTGAACCGTCAATGTCGTCTCTCCGACATCGAGGCCATGGCACTCCGAGCATGTCCTACCAGTCGGCGGTACGGTCTCATCGAATCCGAATGCGGGAGCGACGAACACCGCCATCAGCAGTGAGCACAAGATTGTGTATTTCGCCAATCCCAGCCTCAAAAGAGAGTACCACCCATCGATAAGTCGTGCTCAGACAAACGGCCCGAATCTCCGATCCAATGTTACCTGAAGCAACCTTTACAAACAAGATTCACACCAGCTGCTCAAGTTCGTTGGCTTTAGGCAGCAAAGCCCTGCATGTCCGAGTTCATCCGGCTCATGGGCCGACAATCTCTACCAGCTGAACTCGGTTGTTTCCTTTGTCGGTCACCAGTACGCGATCTTCATGGACGTCGATCGCATTTGGGAAGTTGAACCCGCCTGGCTCGGTTCCGCGTTCGCCGAATCGGTTCAAGACATTTCCGCTGCGATCAAGCTCGACGATCTCGAATCTGAAGGCGTCGATAACCAATATTGTATTGTCCGCTGATATAGCGGTGTCGCGAGGCAAGCCGAACTCGTTATCGATTTGCTCATCAAGGTCGAATACGGGAGTGCCAGCCACCCAGCGCGAGGTTCCATCATGGGCTAAAGCGGACACCCTGTTGTTGTTGGAGTCGGCCAGGTAGATGGTGCCATCCGCCGCCACCGCCAGCCCATTGGGGCGATCCATCTCGCCGGGAGCAGTTCCGGGACGCCCGAACTGGCGCACGAACTCCCCCTCAGTCGTGAATACAACGACCTGGTATGAGTCGGTGGCATACACGTGTCCGTCGACCACGTCGATGCCGATGACTGCAATGCCAGTACCACCATAGCCCGACGCTCCTCTCCCGACCTTCTCGAGGGGGTCGGGGAAGCGACGAAGGAAATTCCCTTCCGAGTCGAAGACCTGGATCTGGTCGTTACGAAAGTCGGCGACGTAGATGTCCCCGTTCTCATCAACGTCTATGCCGGCAGGTGAGTTCATGCGCCCCGGTTCCCAAGTAGCCATGATTCCCGGGGCTGGCTTGGCGACCCCTCGGCCACCGAATTCGAACAAGAAGTTGCCTTCCGAATCGAACACGCAGACTCGGTCGTTGCCAGTATCCGCCACATATATCCGGCCCTGGTCGTCAATGGCTGCGCCCAACGGTCTGGAGAAGTAGGGCTTGTCGCCTGTACCTGGCCCTTCGATGACCACCCGCGCGATGACCCCGGCCTTGACCTCGGGGACCAACTCTTCGGACTCATTGCCCATCGCGAAGACGATGTACGCCATAAGCCCCGCGAAGACGATGGCAAGTACGAGTGCCGCGATGGAAAACATCTGTCTGGGTGAAGATGCTTCTTGTACTTCGGTCACTCGACGACTCCCAGTCGCTCCAGTCCCTCTCGGGCCTCCGGCATTCCGGGGAAATACTTGAGGGCGAGCCTATAACGAGCGGCAGCCCAGTCTCCCCTTCCAAGGTTCTCGTAACCCAAGCCCATCAGGTACTGGAGATCCGCGGAAGACTCGTTCTTTTCCACCACAGGTCTGACGGTGTAGATCAAGGAGCGATACTCTCCGCGCTCCGCATAGAATTGGCCGAGGGTCTCCGCTGCAAGGACATGCCCGGGATCCCGCTCAAGGACGTCCCACAGGGTCTCCTCGGCTTCCCTGTCATTTCCTTGGTCGATGAATACGAGTCCCTTGCCGTAGAGGGCGGCGGTGTCAAAGGGCCTGATCTCGAGGACCCTTTCGAACTTCTCGATCGCTTCTCTGAGGCGTCCGGCCTGATGGTAGGAGGCCCCTAGCGCTAGGAGTCCTTCGACATCCTCGGGGTCTCTTTCTACGACTTCCTCTTTGCGCTCAATCTCACGAGTGGACTGAGCAGATGCGCCTTCGTCAAACTGCCCCCTGATGATGAAGCCCGCAGCGCCGACCACTGCCAGGAGCAGCACCAGCACGGTGGCCGCAAGCCATGGGGGAACCTGCGGCTGATCGGTAGGACGCTCGTTATCTTGGCTCATGACCCGAAATCCTCGCGTAGATGATACGAGAGTATCTGCAACTCCGCTGCCAGATCAGCCTGACGGACAGCAACATCGTGAGGAAGCTCGAGGCGCTGCGGTGCGAAGTTCAGTATGCCTTTGACCCCTGCCGCCACGACCTTCTCGGCGATTCCTTGCGCGGCACTTGCGGGGACGGTGACGATGGCCAGCTCAATGTCGTTTTCTTTAGCGACTTCGGCGAAGCGATTCATTGACTCGACCGTGATTCCCCCGGGGACCGACATGCCAACCTTGTCGGCATCGATGTCGAAGACCGCCCTCACGAGGAACCCACGATCCTGCAACCCGCCGTAACCCTGAAGGGCAGCGCCGAGGCGACCGTAGCCGATTATCGCAACGTTCCGAGTCCGCTGCAGGCCAAGCCACCTAGAAAGATGGACCACGAGTGAGTCGACCTCGTACCCAAGGCCACGGACGCCGAACTCTCCTAGGTAGGAGAAGTCTTTACGCACCTGCGCTGCGTTGGTTCCCGCCAGCTCGGCGATTCGCTCGGAGCTGACGACGTCCACCCTCTGCGACTGAAGTCGTATCAGACAGCGGAGATAGAGCGGTAGTCGCTGTATGGTCAGTGGCGGTATTCCTGAGTGCTGGGACACTTTCTCAATCTCTCTGGTCAGGCGGTCATCATGGCTGAACCGTGGGTGTCTCGGCCATCCGGGCCTCTAAGTTTGCTAGCGACTGGGCTGCGCCGGGATAGTCCGGGCGAATCAGCAGGACATGCGACAGGGCTTGATGAGCCCTGTCGAGATCGCCCACCCTCTCGGCGGCAATCGCAAGAACAAAGTGGGCGTCTGCGAAATTCCGATCCTGGCTAGCTGCCAGGCTGATCTCCCTGTACGCACCTTCGGCATCACCGAGCTCCAGCAATGCGTTGGCAAGCTGCAACCTGAGGGCAGGGCCGTTCTCGAAGCCCATGTCATAGATGCCTCGTCTGGCGATGTCAACTGCCCTCTGATAATACGCCCGATCGAGGAACTGTCCCGCTCCGACGTACAAGTTCGAGAGGAACACGTAGTTGTCGAACTCCCAGGGAACGAACTCAATTACGTCGAGGAGGACCCTTTCTGTCACCTCAAACTGCTGTATGGCTGCCGCTCGACGACTTTCTTCCTCCGGCGTTCCCCTGGCTGCCTGCAAGCCGGCGAGGTGACCCGAGAACAGGTCCATGTGAGCCATGGCAAGCTCAGCGCGGTACATGTCGTTGAAAGGGTTCAGTCGGACGGCACCTTCAGCCGCTTCGACCCGCTGCACGCCTTGGGTCATGACAGAGGCCCTGAGGTGGTAGTTATCCGCGAGAACGTGTGTGAAGTTGAAGTAGAACATCACTGCCGCCAACGCGGCAGCTGAAAAGGCTCCGACGGGAGCCCAAGAGACCGGTTTGACGGTGATAGTACGAGCCAGCGGGGCCATGAGTGCCGCCATGAAGACCCACGTGAACACCGCCTTACCCGTTATGGCAAGCCCGAAGTTCAGACTCACGATGAAACCGAAACATGCCGCCCATAGCCCCGCCATGAGGAACTTGTCTCCCCCCGAGTGGGTGGATCGCAAAAGGTGGCGCGCCGACAGAAAGGCCACAACAACGAACACCGCATAGAGCAACAAGAACCCGGGAATGCCTAGTGTCGTCATCAACTGTAGCGGGTAGTTATGCGCATTATCGGCCACCGAGAGGTATCCTGCGGCCTCGGTATACTCGAACGGCTTGAATCGGGGGAAGATCAACCGGAAGGTGTCTGCCCCATAGCCGAAGATTGGTCGTTCCTGGATAGCGGCGATGGCCGCTTGCCAGATTTGCAATCGCGTGCCTCCGCTACCTTGATCGAACACGAAGATCGTTGAGAGCCTCTCTCCAACGTTCATCACTGGATGAGGTGAGTTCAGGCTGATGGCTGTCAGCGTTGCGACCAGTAACCCTATCCCACCAGCGAAGATCCCATCTGTACCGCTAAATTTGGCTCTTTGCCAGAGCGCGAAGGCGATGATGATCGCGATCGCGATCGCGCCGCCCACCCAGGCGCCGCGCGTGAAAGCCACGACCCAGCACCAGACCGACATCAGGAACCCAACCCACCAGACAGCGCGCCATGTCGGACGCTGTTCGCTCAGAACAAGTCCCAGAGATACACCGAGAGCGAAGATGGTGAATCCGCCGAGGAAGTTGGGATTGCCGAAGGTTGAGAAAGCCCGGTAGGCCTCGAACGGGAGCGCTCCCCAAAGGTTGGGGTCCACCCCAAGGGACTGCATGATTCCATAGCCATTGACGATGACGGCGGACCAGAAGAAGGTCTGCGCCATCTTCTTGATACGCGACATCCTGTCCAGCAGTTGTATCCCCAGGAAAAGGACGCCAGCATAGGTTATGAACGACATCAGTCCCTCGAAGCGGCGATACTTCCCGAAGAGCGCCGTCTCGGGATGGATCGACGTAATCGTGGTCAATAGCGTCCAGATGACGAATGCGACCACAAGGTAGAACACCCATGTGAACCTGATCTTCCCGCCGTTGAACAAAATGTGCCACGCCCACGCTGCGAGCCCGACCACCAAGAATGCCCGCATCACGAAGACTTTGATGATGTCGAACTGGTCGAATGTGAAGGGAACCTGAAAACCAAGCCACGTCCAGTTGCTGGTCGCTATGGGAACGAAGAACACAAGGCCCAGCAGGGCCCACCATGCCAGTTTCTCCGGTGTGGTCATCGTACCAATCGGAGAGGATCCCGATGTCATCGCCACGGCAGCCTGATTGCCTCCTTGGCGCTGGCTTCGGTTGCTCTCAGGGGTAGCCTGCACCTCTTCTGACTTGCTCTTGCGTCGTTTTGCGACCAACGTTGTGGCTCCTATCTCGCTCCTCGGCCGGTAAGGACCACCCGGAGAGTCTCCAAGACGATCTGTAGGTCCATGGACAGATTATGATGATACATGTAAATGAGGTCATACTTGAGTTTTCTCTCGGCGGTTGTGGCGTATCCACCGCTGACCTGAGCCAAACCAGTGACCCCCGGTGCGATTCGAAAACGCTCTCTGTATCCCGGGATCTCGGCGACATGACTCTTGACGAAGAATGGGCGCTCTGGCCGTGGTCCGACGAAGCTCATATGCCCGAGTAGTATGTTGGCGAGCTGCGGGAGTTCGTCGATGCGGTACTTGCGCAAGACCCTGCCAACCGGAGTGACGCGAGTATCACAGGCTCCAGCGAGCACCGGGCCGGTTTCCTTCTCGGCCTCCTTGATCATGGTGCGGAACTTGTACAGCCGGAACACACGCATGTCCCGGCCCATGCGCTCCTGCGAATAGAGAATTGGCCAGCCCATCGTCAGCAGCACGGCCAGACTCGTGAGCAGCAAGAGCGGTGAGAGCGCAATCAGCAGAGCCGTTGCGCCGAAGATGTCGATGCCTCGCTTGAGGACGATCGTCCACCGCGGCTGGATGCTGCGAGTGACTTCCATGAGCGGGATGTCGCCCACGAGGCTATCGACCTTGCCGATGAATATCTCGTAGAGCTCAGGAACCACGTCGACCCTGACATCGACCTCATCGGCGAGGGTAAGGCGTTCGATGAGGTCACGCAGGGCGACGGGCGAAACGACGATCACCCTGTTGACCCGATGCTCTTCGACGATTCTACCGATGGCATCGAGGCACCCCAAAACCGGGAAGGGCTCCTCGATCTGCGCTTGGGGGGAGCACCCGAGTGGTCGGCCATCCTCATGGGCCGCCTCGACCAGCCCGACGAGCGTGTAACCCCAGCGAGTCCTGGCGGCTAGTTCCTCGGCGAGTTCAATGGCGAGTCCGTTGGTGCCAACCAGCACGATCCGCTGCTCGGGCCAGCTGATCGAGGTGATGCGGAAGAACCCCATCCGCCAACCCGTGAGAAGCAGCGTCAGGATCACGAGGCTGATGAGAAGGACGAAGCGCGAGAAGGCCAGGAACTCGGGGCCTGCGAAGAACAGCAACGCGCTGGTGAGCGCAGTACCCAGCGTAACGGCGGTGACGACCGCTCGAAACACCGTCCAGGGATTCTCTATGCGTTCGGGTTCATAGAGGCCGTAGATGTATCCGCAGCCGAGGTAGACAAGGGTGATGAACGGCGCGAGTGCGACGAAAGGCTCGAAGTTGAAAGTGGGTAGCGTGCCGCCGAAGCGCAGGAAGAACGCCGCGACGATGCCGACGTTGATCAGCAGCGCATCGAGGGCCACCGAAAGGGCGATGAAGGGCCCTCGTCTCATCCGGTGCCTCCGGCAATCGCCTCGCGGTAGACCTCGAGGGTATCAGCCGCCATGCGGTCAATCGTGAACCTGTCGAGTGCCCGCTCCTTCGCCTGTCTGCCCACGCGCGCACGAAGCTCGTCATCGCCGAGCAGCTCCTTCAGCGCCGAAGCAAGCGCTTCCGCGTCACTCGGCGGTACCACGAGTCCGGAGACGCCATGCTCGTTGACGAACGGAACTCCCGTGGTCAGATCGGTTGAGACGACCGGGAGTCCCGAGGCGTGGGCCTCCAGCTGCACGAGCCCGAAGGCCTCGGAGCGCGCCACGCTGGGGAGACAGAAGACGTCCGCGGCGTGATACCAAGCGGCGAGGTCGGCTTCGTCCACCGGGGGCTCGAAGTAGACCCGCTCGGCCATCCCGTGAGCCTGCGTGAACTCCCGCATCTCGGTCTCGAGCGGCCCGCGACCTATGACCACCAAGTCGGCGTCGATGCCCTGCATCGCCCGCATCAGGACGTCGATGCCCTTGTAATACACCAGCCTGCCGACGAACAGCACGACCTTGCGCTCGCCATGCCGCTCTCGGAGTTGGGCGGCTCGCGCACGGATTTCGGGTGTCTCGGCATAGCGTTCGGTGTGGATGCCGAAGGGGATGATCCTGCACTTGCGCTTGCGCGGTGCTAGGAACTCCGAGTGGCCCACCATGTTTGGCGAGCTCGCGATGATCAGGTCCACTCTATCGAGCACGCGCTCTAGGAACGGCCGGTAGGCCGCCAGCGCCGCCTTCTGCCTGACGATGTCGCTGTGGTACGTCATCACGGTCGGAATGCGAGGGCGCGCCCAAAGCCAGGACACCTCGCCCCACGGGTACGGGAAGTGCAAGTGCAGCACGTCGGGAGGGGTCGCCGAAGCAGCCAATCCGCGCAGCGAGCGCGCCATCCCCGGCGCCACCGGGGTCGACGCGTACTCAACCAGCCGAGAGAGGCGCGTGACCTCGACGCCTGCGATCGTCTCGCGAATGTCGCCGGGGCCCTCGTTCGCCACCAGGGCGCTGACTTCGGCTGCGCCGCTGCTCGCCAGCTTCTCGGCAAGGTCGCGCATGTGGAACTCGATGCCCCCCAGATGCGGCGGGTAGTACTTGTTCAGCATCGTGACGCGCATCGGCAGCGCTCACCCGCCCCTTGCGAACGTCACGCCCGCGTCGAGCAGGTCGTCCACGACGCCCATCGTCGAGGCCTCGGCGTACACGCGAACAAGGGGCTCGGTTCCGCTCGTGCGCAGGAGCAACCAGGCGTCATCGGCGAGCAGGAATTTGATGCCGTCCGTGCGATCGATGCGAAGGACCGGAATCCCGGCGATCTCTGTGGGACTCATGTTCGGCATCGCCGAGACGAACGCGGATTTCTGCTCGGCCGTGAGCTTCAGATCGCGGCGGGAGTACTCCATCGGTCCCGTCACTGCAAACAGGTCCTCGACGAGCTCGCCCAAAGTGCGGCCACGCTGCGCCATCATCTCGGCGAGCAGGAGCGCCATCAGCAGCCCATCGCGCTCCCGCACGTGACCAGGGATGCCGATGCCGCCGGACTCCTCGCCACCGATCAGCACATCGCCCGAGAGCATCTCTTCGTATATCCACTTGAAACCAACGGGCGTCGTAGTAACCTCGAGCCCCAGATGAGCACCGATCCTGTCGACCAGGACCGACGTCGAGAGCGTCTTGACGATGCGCCCCTGCAACCCCTTGCCCTCAGCAAGATGACGGGCGATGAGCGAGAGTATGCGATGCGGGTTCACGAAATCCCCGCGCTCGTCGACAGCGCCGATGCGATCGGCATCGCCATCGGTCACGAAGCCGGCGTCGAAGCCCTGCGCGCGCACGAGGCGCTGGACCTCGTTGATGTGCGGCGGAATCGGCTCAGGGTGGAGCCCACCAAAGCCGGGATTGCGCTCCTTGTGGATCTCTGTGACCTCGACGCCTGAAAGCCCGAGCGCCTGCGCGAGATAGCCCTGCCCAGCTCCGTAAAGCGAATCGACCGCGACCTTGAGGCCAGCCGCGCGGATTGCATCCCCATCAACGACCCTGCAAAGCGCCTGAACGTACCTGGTGAGAATATCGACCATGCCGAAGGATCCTCTAGCGGTAGGCGGCTCATCGCGAAGCTCTGACTCTATGCGCTTCGTGAACGCCACGGGCGAGGCGCCCCCATCGGCCATCCGAACCTTCAGCCCCAGGTACGGAGCCGGATTGTGGCTAGCGGTCAGCATGACGCCGCCGCAAGCCTCGGAGTCGTTGGCGATCGCCCAGCAGAGAGCCGGAGTCGGGATATACCGATCCGACAC carries:
- the ccsA gene encoding cytochrome c biogenesis protein CcsA, with the protein product MTPELEVILMWAGVTFYALSSVLFVSALFFRKAGLWAFGLWAAAIGLIPHGAAIIGRWIRIDRGPYLGFYEVVSSYAFVAVALLVVIAFRRRDMTGIGVGLMPLSFLMLGAAMFTSRYELAMTGMLASWWLSIHVIFAKIGYGAFLISFALSLVFLFRDKSGGFLAEALEKMPPQGYIDDLQFKFVGLGFIFYGIMIVSGAIWANEAWGRYWGWDPIETWSLIAWIVYALFLHARLTLGWRGRKLAWFSVIALPIVSFSLMGVPLVYDSIHGAYLLGF
- a CDS encoding cytochrome c biogenesis protein ResB, yielding MSSAVAKLAERLRKMSRILSAPRFAVWLMVVLGIYLVVGSIFPQRSLDRAGYAVWAADNPTLSAVTEALGLDAPFIHPVFFAIVALLTISTILCSIQRTERALRIYRAVGVPSQKRIAAVRKNPRLRIELEVGREQELYDRAIASLRHLKLRVAGEPGASHGYSGAWGLFGSPVFHWTLVGLFLVISGGMLTRSEGLLGIVENTQRLDVEESYGLLQRGPLHGEMSGMIIGIAGTMPDSFVYNGIERGPVPEVYLKDGDRELARGKVFPNHPLRYSSYLIHLTSTGLGIVTTTVAEDDGEERSTQVFIDRDPVNPAVWGTASEIFLDEQGTEVSRATFSTAPGTRKVRVDVTRADGTSEGMVLGIGETIKVKDGYSLRIDYLGAYARLSVVDDWSLPFIYFFFALATVAVGISVLVPYRGVWVVLDSSGDKPSICVTVSHSRGDSLFVDSVKASIEQAVREGRS
- a CDS encoding 6-bladed beta-propeller, encoding MTEVQEASSPRQMFSIAALVLAIVFAGLMAYIVFAMGNESEELVPEVKAGVIARVVIEGPGTGDKPYFSRPLGAAIDDQGRIYVADTGNDRVCVFDSEGNFLFEFGGRGVAKPAPGIMATWEPGRMNSPAGIDVDENGDIYVADFRNDQIQVFDSEGNFLRRFPDPLEKVGRGASGYGGTGIAVIGIDVVDGHVYATDSYQVVVFTTEGEFVRQFGRPGTAPGEMDRPNGLAVAADGTIYLADSNNNRVSALAHDGTSRWVAGTPVFDLDEQIDNEFGLPRDTAISADNTILVIDAFRFEIVELDRSGNVLNRFGERGTEPGGFNFPNAIDVHEDRVLVTDKGNNRVQLVEIVGP
- a CDS encoding tetratricopeptide repeat protein; amino-acid sequence: MSQDNERPTDQPQVPPWLAATVLVLLLAVVGAAGFIIRGQFDEGASAQSTREIERKEEVVERDPEDVEGLLALGASYHQAGRLREAIEKFERVLEIRPFDTAALYGKGLVFIDQGNDREAEETLWDVLERDPGHVLAAETLGQFYAERGEYRSLIYTVRPVVEKNESSADLQYLMGLGYENLGRGDWAAARYRLALKYFPGMPEAREGLERLGVVE
- a CDS encoding redox-sensing transcriptional repressor Rex, which produces MSQHSGIPPLTIQRLPLYLRCLIRLQSQRVDVVSSERIAELAGTNAAQVRKDFSYLGEFGVRGLGYEVDSLVVHLSRWLGLQRTRNVAIIGYGRLGAALQGYGGLQDRGFLVRAVFDIDADKVGMSVPGGITVESMNRFAEVAKENDIELAIVTVPASAAQGIAEKVVAAGVKGILNFAPQRLELPHDVAVRQADLAAELQILSYHLREDFGS